One region of Aminobacterium colombiense DSM 12261 genomic DNA includes:
- a CDS encoding DUF488 domain-containing protein, with protein MVISLKRIYEEPDVNDGYRILVDRLWPRGLSKEKAKVDEWMKEVAPSNSLRKAFHSGDLSWEDFEKQYIEELENQHDTLRALVIRAKSEKVTLLYSSKNNEQNNATVLKEYVERMSMK; from the coding sequence ATGGTTATATCGCTGAAAAGAATCTATGAAGAGCCAGATGTCAATGATGGATACCGCATTCTTGTGGATCGCCTGTGGCCCAGAGGCCTATCAAAAGAAAAGGCAAAAGTGGATGAATGGATGAAGGAAGTCGCCCCATCTAACAGCCTTCGCAAGGCTTTCCACAGCGGAGACCTTAGCTGGGAGGATTTTGAAAAGCAATACATAGAAGAGCTAGAAAACCAGCATGACACCCTTCGTGCCCTTGTAATTCGCGCAAAATCTGAAAAAGTAACCCTGCTCTACAGCTCAAAAAACAATGAACAAAACAACGCAACTGTGTTGAAAGAGTATGTGGAGCGGATGAGCATGAAATAA
- a CDS encoding HigA family addiction module antitoxin yields the protein MSKTKIIDASRIEYGDILAFHPGCYLKELIDDMEITQDEFAKRVGTSPKHLSNVLAGSASLSENLAMKLSIMLGTSAGLWLNLQAKYEEKCIEIEEEKKLEEEKEYAKMIQYKYFAALGVVPEERRVTEKIKNLCKYFKISSLSLLSQEHFLVDFRNNIENPNIKNRVNSNAWLQTAINIGKEIDVAPYDKKKLESKIPEIRTMTIKDPQVFYPRLNGIFKSCGVAFVTLPHLPSSGIHGAVKWYNDQKVLLAISDRLKSSDIFWFSLFHEIKHVLQRRKTMTIVTEDSMSQTGNLIRKLEAEADEFARETLIPRGKYLEYVQSRIFTEQSIKRFAEMIDVHPGIVLGRLQKDEYVHYSKFNYLKTKYTIIFT from the coding sequence ATGAGTAAAACTAAAATTATCGATGCGAGCAGAATAGAATATGGTGATATTTTAGCTTTTCATCCGGGTTGCTACTTGAAAGAACTAATTGATGATATGGAAATAACACAGGATGAATTTGCAAAAAGGGTGGGGACATCTCCAAAACATTTGAGTAATGTCTTGGCCGGGTCAGCTTCTTTATCTGAAAACCTGGCGATGAAGTTATCCATAATGCTTGGTACGAGTGCAGGTCTATGGTTAAATTTGCAAGCTAAATACGAAGAGAAATGTATCGAAATCGAAGAAGAAAAGAAATTAGAAGAAGAAAAAGAATATGCCAAAATGATTCAATATAAGTATTTTGCGGCATTAGGTGTAGTGCCAGAAGAGAGAAGAGTTACAGAGAAGATAAAGAATCTTTGTAAGTACTTTAAGATATCCTCTCTTTCTCTATTGAGCCAAGAGCATTTCCTAGTCGATTTTAGAAACAACATTGAGAATCCAAATATAAAAAATAGGGTTAATTCCAATGCATGGCTCCAGACGGCTATAAATATTGGAAAAGAAATCGATGTGGCCCCATATGATAAAAAGAAACTGGAATCTAAAATTCCAGAAATAAGAACGATGACTATAAAAGACCCTCAAGTATTTTATCCAAGGCTAAATGGAATTTTCAAATCTTGTGGCGTTGCGTTTGTAACCTTGCCTCATCTGCCATCTTCTGGAATACATGGAGCAGTGAAGTGGTACAACGATCAAAAAGTGTTGTTAGCAATAAGCGATAGGTTGAAATCATCTGATATTTTCTGGTTTTCTTTATTTCATGAGATAAAACATGTTTTACAACGAAGAAAAACGATGACTATAGTGACAGAAGATAGTATGTCTCAGACGGGGAATTTGATTCGGAAATTAGAAGCTGAAGCAGATGAATTCGCAAGGGAGACTCTCATCCCTAGGGGAAAATATCTTGAGTACGTACAATCTCGGATTTTTACTGAGCAGAGCATAAAACGATTTGCCGAAATGATTGATGTACACCCGGGTATTGTGCTTGGAAGACTGCAAAAAGATGAGTATGTGCATTATAGCAAATTTAATTATTTAAAAACAAAATATACGATAATTTTCACCTAG
- a CDS encoding Eco57I restriction-modification methylase domain-containing protein, which produces MNKEQARDIIKTTFESAFDRNKFIYFIKNLLNRIEEDPFNLHGQYIRDAYKQHIRKYERVGTYSDGKNRIDILIVTLQKEKSIERARTAQRNFIAGYLQGKYGRKSIKDAALVAYVSPEEEDWRFSLVRMDYTFKQLPSGSVSVSEEFTPARRWSFLVGVNEKSHTAQSRLVTILANDEHAPSLEELENAFDIETVTKEFFLKYRDLFIRTKEELDRIVKKDLKIKENFEANGVDTVNFAKKLLGQIVFLYFLQKKGWFGVGRDEDWGTGSKHFLRELFEKKRCQYNNFFNDVLEPLFYEALRIDRSSSDDYYSRFDCKIPFLNGGLFDPIGNYDWVHTDINLPNTLFSNTRKTREGDIGDGILDIFDRYNFTVKEDEPLEKEVAIDPELLGKTYEKFNAIRPDNFDEFKKALKSGKSGEETKFNKKFGVYYTPREIVHYMCQQSLVNYLYTELNKEAPYHGKDGTQIFAFGNEQLNLTVEDRTIPKIGRKDIETLIYSGEQVRQNEARVINEGRETRTYSHKMPEAIRNNAALIDQKLAEITVCDPAVGSGAFPVGMMNEIVRTRKVLSTFIQEGPRTKYNFKRHCIEHTLYGVDIDPGAVEIAKLRLWLSLIVDEDDMDDIKPLPNLDYKIVCGDSLLGYPYIPRGLDKVEELKRQFFDEVDPNKKRNLRNRIDEAIFGLFKNTEGNLGYKVTIDYKINFSEVFSQNGGFDVVIANPPYIQLQKLRGNPLQNAYKSQNFEVHNANGDIYCLFYEKGMDILKKCGHLVFITSNKWMRAAYGEKLRRFFLEYNPLQLIDLGPGIFDSATVDTNILIIQKNKNKNSLQAATLSREDDSNLNILSALQTNGVTLKDLSQDTWFIGSNAELKLREKIERMGKPLREWDVKINYGIKTGLNEAFIIDTATRDRLVAEDPKSAEILKPILRGRDIKRYSYEWAGLWLIATFPSLHLDIEEYPAVKNYLLNNFDIRQLEQSGKKYPKLNINARKLTNNKWFETQDTIAYYSEFEKEKVVWIELVDEGRFSCVESGIYTEATTFLMTHSRSKYLAGCLNSSLINWYFDTICASSGTGTNRWKKIYVELLPVLPIIPQNSSVIDKIEELTDEILTAKKQIISVDTQELEKQIDQLVYKLYDLTPQEIAIVEGSGSL; this is translated from the coding sequence ATGAACAAAGAACAGGCGCGGGATATTATCAAAACAACATTTGAGAGTGCTTTTGATAGAAACAAGTTTATATATTTCATCAAAAACCTTTTGAATAGAATAGAGGAGGATCCTTTTAACCTTCATGGTCAGTACATCCGTGATGCCTACAAGCAGCACATCAGAAAATATGAACGGGTAGGAACGTACAGCGATGGCAAAAATCGGATTGATATTCTTATCGTCACTTTACAGAAAGAGAAATCTATTGAGCGTGCCAGGACTGCGCAACGAAATTTTATCGCTGGATACCTCCAGGGAAAATATGGCAGAAAAAGCATAAAAGATGCGGCCCTTGTTGCTTATGTTTCTCCAGAAGAAGAGGACTGGCGCTTTTCTCTGGTCAGAATGGACTATACGTTTAAACAACTACCTTCCGGAAGTGTAAGTGTAAGTGAAGAATTTACTCCAGCCAGGAGATGGTCATTTCTCGTTGGGGTCAATGAAAAAAGCCATACCGCCCAGAGCCGGTTGGTAACCATACTGGCAAATGACGAACATGCCCCCAGCCTTGAAGAGCTGGAAAATGCTTTTGACATAGAAACAGTTACCAAAGAGTTTTTCCTTAAATACCGTGACCTTTTCATCCGCACTAAAGAAGAACTAGACCGCATTGTAAAAAAAGACCTGAAAATCAAAGAAAATTTTGAAGCCAATGGTGTAGATACGGTAAACTTCGCAAAGAAATTGCTTGGCCAAATCGTATTTCTTTACTTTCTTCAGAAAAAAGGCTGGTTCGGTGTTGGGCGCGATGAAGATTGGGGAACTGGTTCCAAGCATTTTCTTCGTGAATTATTTGAGAAAAAACGTTGCCAGTATAACAATTTTTTTAATGATGTTCTGGAGCCTCTCTTCTATGAAGCTTTACGTATTGATCGCAGTTCCTCCGATGATTATTACAGCCGATTTGACTGCAAGATTCCCTTTCTAAATGGTGGTTTATTCGATCCTATCGGCAATTACGATTGGGTACACACTGATATAAACCTCCCTAATACCTTGTTTTCAAATACCAGGAAAACCAGAGAGGGAGATATCGGCGACGGAATTTTAGATATCTTCGATCGCTATAACTTTACCGTGAAGGAAGATGAGCCTCTGGAAAAAGAAGTAGCCATTGATCCGGAACTGCTGGGCAAGACATATGAAAAATTCAATGCAATCCGCCCTGATAATTTCGATGAGTTTAAAAAAGCATTGAAGAGCGGCAAAAGTGGCGAGGAAACCAAGTTTAATAAAAAATTCGGAGTTTATTACACCCCCCGTGAAATTGTTCATTATATGTGCCAGCAAAGTCTCGTTAATTATCTCTATACCGAGCTGAATAAAGAAGCTCCTTACCACGGAAAAGACGGAACTCAAATTTTCGCTTTTGGAAATGAGCAGTTAAATCTGACTGTTGAAGATAGAACCATACCTAAAATAGGCAGGAAAGATATTGAAACTCTTATTTATAGCGGCGAACAGGTTAGACAAAACGAAGCCCGCGTTATAAATGAAGGAAGAGAAACACGTACGTACTCGCACAAAATGCCCGAAGCTATCCGCAATAACGCAGCCCTGATCGATCAGAAGTTAGCAGAGATCACCGTATGCGACCCAGCAGTAGGCTCAGGTGCTTTTCCAGTTGGGATGATGAACGAAATAGTGAGAACACGAAAAGTACTTTCAACGTTCATTCAAGAAGGCCCTCGTACAAAATACAACTTCAAGCGCCACTGTATTGAACACACTCTCTATGGTGTAGATATTGATCCAGGCGCTGTTGAGATTGCTAAATTGCGTCTGTGGCTCTCCCTCATTGTGGATGAAGATGATATGGATGACATTAAACCTCTTCCTAACCTTGATTATAAGATTGTTTGCGGTGATTCTTTATTAGGTTATCCCTATATACCAAGAGGGCTTGACAAAGTGGAAGAGCTCAAGAGGCAGTTTTTTGATGAAGTTGACCCAAATAAAAAACGGAACTTGCGCAATAGGATAGACGAGGCTATCTTCGGCCTTTTCAAAAACACTGAAGGAAACCTTGGTTATAAAGTCACCATAGATTATAAGATCAATTTTTCTGAAGTTTTCAGTCAAAATGGCGGTTTTGATGTTGTAATTGCCAACCCACCATATATTCAACTCCAAAAATTACGAGGTAATCCGCTGCAAAATGCCTATAAGAGTCAAAACTTTGAAGTTCATAATGCCAATGGCGACATATACTGCCTTTTTTATGAAAAAGGCATGGATATACTCAAAAAATGCGGACACCTCGTTTTTATCACTTCCAACAAATGGATGCGTGCTGCCTATGGGGAAAAACTCCGGCGCTTTTTTTTGGAATACAATCCTTTGCAATTAATAGATCTGGGGCCGGGTATTTTTGATTCTGCAACAGTAGATACCAATATATTGATTATCCAAAAAAATAAGAATAAAAATAGTTTGCAAGCAGCAACTCTTTCTCGTGAAGATGATTCTAACCTTAATATCTTGTCAGCTTTACAGACAAACGGTGTGACGTTAAAGGATCTTAGCCAGGATACCTGGTTTATAGGCAGTAATGCAGAGCTAAAGCTAAGAGAGAAAATAGAAAGAATGGGCAAGCCCTTGAGGGAATGGGATGTAAAAATCAATTATGGTATAAAAACAGGTCTTAACGAAGCTTTTATTATTGACACGGCAACCCGTGACCGGCTTGTTGCGGAAGACCCCAAAAGTGCAGAAATTCTAAAGCCAATATTAAGGGGACGGGATATCAAACGGTATAGCTATGAGTGGGCGGGATTGTGGTTGATAGCAACATTTCCATCTTTACATTTAGATATCGAAGAATACCCTGCTGTTAAGAATTATCTGCTCAATAATTTTGATATTCGACAACTAGAGCAATCCGGTAAAAAATACCCCAAACTGAACATCAACGCTCGTAAATTAACGAATAACAAGTGGTTTGAAACACAAGATACTATTGCGTATTACTCTGAATTTGAGAAAGAGAAGGTTGTTTGGATTGAGCTTGTTGATGAAGGGCGTTTTTCTTGTGTTGAAAGTGGAATCTATACAGAAGCAACAACATTTTTGATGACACATTCGAGATCCAAATATTTGGCGGGATGTTTGAACTCATCTCTTATAAACTGGTATTTTGATACGATTTGCGCCTCTTCAGGAACAGGAACTAACAGATGGAAAAAAATATACGTGGAGCTTCTACCAGTCCTTCCGATTATTCCTCAAAACAGTTCTGTTATAGATAAGATAGAAGAGTTAACGGACGAAATATTAACCGCTAAAAAACAAATCATAAGTGTTGATACACAGGAGCTGGAAAAACAAATCGATCAGCTCGTCTATAAACTCTACGACCTTACCCCTCAAGAAATAGCCATTGTGGAAGGAAGCGGCTCTTTATAA
- a CDS encoding helicase-related protein, with protein MSTDLSFITNEENQNLKERFKILIKSTDFFDCLVGYFYSSGFHAIYPSLEDTQKIRILIGISTNRETFNVMEEANKATQQLFDFSHAETKQEVENLVLAEMEESEDNRNVEEGVHKFIEWIKTGKLEIRAYPSKKIHAKLYIMTFSEDDRDRGRVITGSSNFTQAGLVDNLEFNVELKNRSDYEFAKNKFDKLWADAVDVSEKYVQTIQDKTWLTQNVTPYELYLKFLYEYFKDELSQTDEVFVRYLPQEFKRLEYQEQAVLNAKKIVLEYGGVFISDVVGLGKTYISAMLAGQLDGRTLVIAPPVLLEKTNPGSWPNVFSDFRVPADYESIGRLDNLIERGTEKYTNIIIDEAHRFRTETTITYEKLAEICRGKRVILVTATPYNNSPKDILSLLKLFQKGQKSTIPNLPNLESFFNSLDKKLKQLDRKKDYDKYIETVKENAREIRNKVLKYLMVRRTRAEIEEYFSRDIKEQGLKFPKVAKPVPLFYELNEKEDFIFNRTIEHIANQFKYARYMPMLYYKNELNQLERQSQRNMGRFMKILLVKRLESSFFAFRNTGQRFLNSYNMFLKELDDGFIYVSKKYSNKIFELLESDDDEALQKLIDEGKAERYSSEDFKDELRTDLEHDRAILMEIKRLWEQIDRDPKLLKFKKELSTNATLQKNHLIIFTESKETANYLFEEINKEYPKKVLLFTGDSKEAVRDKVIANFDARARSKKGDYRILISTEVLSEGVNLHRSNVVVNYDIPWNPTRMMQRVGRINRVDTPFDVIHTFNFFPTTQSNDQIKLKEAAEGKINAFLTLLGGDAELLTEGEPIGSHELFDRLTSAKTLEGNDESEESELKYLRVIQDIREKNAELFERIKRLPKKARTSKQKFESAGSLITYFRLGKLQKFFMSKDKDEAQELDFMTAAKLLESNPEEKRKHIPGEIYDLLDKNKNAFIVATTEEVTKPQRGKGKDSAANILKILKATMSNTQKFTEDQEDYLRKVFTQLEEGGLPKQTTKNTLQALQSLRKELVNPLKVLAVLQANVPAGLLESHYAEQNPAASGKREVILSLYLAGEKE; from the coding sequence ATGAGCACTGACCTTTCTTTTATCACCAACGAAGAAAATCAAAATCTCAAAGAACGGTTCAAGATACTGATCAAGAGCACAGACTTTTTCGATTGTCTGGTGGGCTACTTTTATTCCAGTGGGTTCCATGCTATTTACCCATCCCTCGAGGACACGCAGAAAATAAGAATTCTCATTGGCATTAGCACAAACAGAGAGACATTTAACGTGATGGAAGAAGCGAATAAAGCAACACAGCAATTATTCGACTTTTCCCATGCGGAAACAAAGCAAGAAGTTGAAAATCTTGTGCTGGCAGAAATGGAAGAATCTGAGGATAACAGAAATGTAGAAGAAGGGGTACATAAATTCATAGAATGGATTAAGACAGGTAAGCTTGAGATAAGAGCTTATCCATCAAAGAAGATCCACGCCAAACTTTATATAATGACATTTAGTGAAGACGATAGAGACAGGGGACGGGTTATCACAGGTTCGAGTAATTTTACCCAGGCAGGGCTAGTCGATAATTTAGAGTTCAACGTGGAACTGAAAAACAGAAGCGACTATGAATTCGCGAAAAATAAATTTGATAAATTATGGGCTGACGCTGTCGATGTAAGCGAAAAATATGTACAAACAATCCAGGATAAAACCTGGCTGACTCAAAATGTCACTCCATATGAGTTGTACCTTAAATTTCTTTACGAATATTTCAAAGATGAGCTAAGTCAGACCGATGAGGTTTTTGTAAGGTACCTTCCTCAGGAGTTTAAAAGACTTGAGTACCAGGAACAAGCAGTCTTAAACGCCAAAAAGATTGTGCTGGAATATGGCGGAGTTTTTATCTCGGATGTAGTGGGCCTTGGTAAAACATACATTTCAGCCATGTTGGCAGGGCAGCTTGATGGCAGAACCCTCGTTATTGCCCCTCCAGTGCTTTTAGAAAAGACTAATCCAGGGTCATGGCCCAATGTGTTTTCAGACTTTAGAGTTCCTGCAGACTATGAATCCATTGGTAGACTAGACAATCTTATTGAGAGGGGAACTGAAAAATACACAAACATTATTATTGATGAAGCTCACCGTTTTCGTACAGAAACAACAATAACTTATGAAAAACTAGCAGAAATATGTCGGGGGAAAAGGGTCATTCTTGTTACGGCAACTCCTTATAACAACTCTCCCAAAGACATACTTAGCCTTTTGAAATTATTTCAAAAAGGCCAAAAAAGCACCATTCCTAACTTGCCCAACCTTGAATCTTTTTTTAACAGCCTCGATAAAAAACTTAAACAATTAGATCGCAAAAAAGATTACGATAAATATATTGAAACCGTAAAAGAGAATGCTCGTGAGATACGGAATAAGGTTTTGAAGTATCTCATGGTTCGCCGCACCAGAGCAGAAATTGAAGAATATTTTTCTCGTGATATCAAAGAGCAGGGTTTGAAATTCCCGAAGGTAGCAAAACCAGTCCCTCTATTTTATGAACTTAATGAAAAAGAAGATTTTATTTTTAATAGAACAATTGAACATATCGCCAACCAATTTAAATATGCCCGTTATATGCCCATGCTTTATTACAAAAATGAGCTTAATCAACTTGAAAGACAATCTCAGCGCAACATGGGGCGCTTTATGAAAATACTGCTTGTTAAGCGTCTTGAAAGTAGTTTTTTTGCATTTAGAAATACCGGGCAGAGGTTTCTTAATTCCTACAACATGTTCTTGAAAGAACTGGATGATGGTTTTATCTACGTCAGCAAGAAATATAGCAATAAAATATTTGAACTGCTGGAAAGCGATGACGACGAAGCGTTGCAGAAATTGATAGATGAAGGCAAGGCTGAACGGTATAGCAGTGAAGATTTCAAAGACGAACTAAGAACTGACCTGGAGCATGACCGCGCCATTCTTATGGAAATAAAAAGGTTATGGGAACAGATAGATAGAGACCCAAAACTTCTTAAATTTAAAAAAGAATTATCGACAAATGCCACCTTACAAAAAAATCATCTCATAATTTTTACTGAATCTAAAGAAACCGCCAATTATCTGTTTGAAGAAATCAATAAGGAATATCCTAAAAAGGTCCTTTTATTTACAGGCGATTCGAAAGAAGCCGTTCGAGACAAAGTGATCGCCAATTTTGACGCTCGTGCGCGCTCCAAAAAAGGCGATTATCGCATATTGATATCAACTGAAGTTCTATCGGAAGGTGTAAACTTGCATCGGTCCAATGTGGTAGTTAATTACGACATCCCATGGAACCCAACGCGAATGATGCAGAGAGTGGGCCGAATCAACAGAGTAGATACTCCCTTCGATGTCATTCACACCTTTAATTTCTTTCCCACTACGCAATCCAATGACCAAATTAAGCTTAAAGAAGCAGCGGAAGGCAAAATCAATGCCTTTTTGACTCTTCTTGGTGGTGACGCGGAACTTTTAACAGAAGGCGAACCCATAGGGTCTCATGAACTGTTTGATCGGCTGACATCTGCAAAAACACTGGAAGGCAACGATGAGAGTGAAGAAAGCGAACTCAAATATTTACGGGTCATTCAGGATATTCGAGAAAAGAATGCCGAACTTTTTGAAAGGATAAAACGCTTGCCTAAAAAGGCTCGCACTTCAAAACAGAAGTTTGAATCTGCCGGGTCACTTATAACCTATTTCCGACTGGGAAAGTTGCAAAAGTTCTTTATGTCGAAAGACAAAGATGAAGCGCAAGAACTTGATTTTATGACCGCTGCAAAATTGCTTGAAAGCAATCCAGAGGAAAAAAGAAAGCACATCCCAGGAGAAATATACGACTTGTTAGACAAGAACAAAAATGCCTTTATCGTCGCCACAACAGAAGAAGTAACAAAGCCGCAACGAGGAAAAGGAAAAGATAGTGCCGCCAACATCCTTAAGATTTTAAAGGCAACGATGAGTAATACCCAGAAGTTTACCGAAGACCAGGAGGACTACCTGAGAAAAGTATTCACCCAGCTTGAAGAAGGCGGTCTGCCTAAACAAACCACAAAGAATACGCTCCAAGCGTTGCAATCCCTGCGAAAAGAATTGGTAAATCCTTTAAAGGTTTTGGCCGTGCTTCAGGCAAATGTTCCTGCGGGGCTGCTCGAAAGCCATTATGCAGAGCAAAATCCAGCAGCTTCAGGTAAGCGAGAAGTGATTTTGTCATTATATTTGGCAGGTGAGAAAGAATGA
- a CDS encoding MFS transporter, which yields MLKYAILSLSLLTIISTSAVSPALAEMADYFSSAEIFLVQLVVVLHAFAIVPSLLAAIWLAERFSRKKVLLAGLLTFTVSGILGGAVSNIYVLLALRLILGVSLGMVVPFSTSLIADFFDEGERQKMLGLSTSLNMIGGMFALILSGYLTLVSWRLPFLIYLCGLPVFFLILRALPDDHGKSQKATSASGKFPTHVYKVAFIMLLFSILFFVITPTMALFLKNNGLGDSRMAGFAIAFTTLFGAMSGFVLPRTLKITGRFFMPVMLFIISAGFLFLYFSTFIGMVFIGASLIGFSNRSIYPIFFYKATQGVPSEYSIRATAIVSATIYLGQFLAPIFQKCVGTLFQNPSTRFLYLFVAITTIVSAIFVLLKILFQKKAL from the coding sequence ATGCTGAAATATGCAATTCTTTCACTGTCTCTCCTTACCATCATTTCCACCTCGGCCGTTTCGCCTGCCCTTGCAGAGATGGCAGACTATTTCTCTTCTGCAGAAATTTTTCTCGTTCAACTCGTGGTTGTTCTTCATGCTTTTGCCATTGTTCCCTCTCTTCTTGCGGCCATATGGCTTGCGGAAAGATTTTCAAGAAAAAAAGTACTTCTTGCCGGGTTGCTTACTTTTACCGTATCAGGAATTTTAGGCGGGGCGGTCAGCAACATATATGTTCTTTTAGCACTTCGTTTGATATTAGGTGTTAGCCTTGGAATGGTTGTTCCATTTTCGACTTCTCTGATAGCAGATTTTTTTGATGAGGGAGAAAGGCAGAAAATGCTTGGACTGTCCACATCCCTAAATATGATTGGAGGGATGTTTGCCCTTATTCTTTCCGGTTACCTAACCCTCGTATCATGGAGACTCCCTTTTCTGATCTATCTATGTGGATTGCCGGTCTTCTTCTTAATACTTCGAGCCCTTCCAGATGATCACGGGAAATCACAGAAGGCAACATCGGCATCTGGGAAATTCCCTACCCATGTTTACAAGGTAGCTTTCATAATGCTTCTCTTCAGTATTCTGTTTTTTGTTATAACACCTACCATGGCCCTGTTTCTTAAAAACAATGGATTGGGTGATTCTAGAATGGCTGGCTTTGCCATAGCATTTACAACCCTTTTTGGCGCCATGTCGGGCTTTGTTTTGCCAAGAACCCTTAAAATTACGGGAAGATTCTTTATGCCAGTCATGCTGTTCATAATAAGCGCCGGATTTTTATTCCTTTACTTTTCCACATTCATAGGCATGGTTTTTATCGGGGCATCACTTATAGGATTTTCTAACCGTTCCATATATCCCATATTCTTTTACAAGGCCACTCAGGGAGTGCCTTCGGAATATTCCATCAGAGCTACTGCCATCGTATCGGCCACCATCTATTTGGGGCAATTTTTGGCTCCCATTTTCCAGAAATGTGTAGGAACTCTCTTCCAGAATCCCTCCACTCGATTCCTTTATCTCTTTGTTGCCATTACAACAATTGTCAGTGCGATCTTTGTTCTCCTTAAAATCCTCTTCCAAAAGAAGGCTCTTTAG
- a CDS encoding M15 family metallopeptidase encodes MYDKPISRFDFSFSKAYTLPIVESGEPVVPVGLCPDRVVVLQQYYLEGIKGALPEAYLREEVFRRLVSAARNLPKGYRFVLFDGWRPVKLQKGLFSAYVERLRSEYPDASEKTLQEMASKYVALPSKDPARPSPHLTGGAVDCTIADEDGVMLDMGADFDETSNRSKSRWLEDRLEAGETLSERELFVLRNRRMLHAVMEKAGFTNYPEEWWHFDYGNQNWALITGAKNAIYGPASPRFAWRTP; translated from the coding sequence ATGTATGACAAACCTATTTCACGGTTCGATTTTTCCTTTAGCAAGGCATATACTTTACCCATAGTGGAAAGCGGAGAGCCAGTTGTTCCTGTAGGTCTCTGTCCTGACCGTGTTGTTGTGTTGCAACAATATTATCTCGAGGGCATCAAAGGGGCACTCCCCGAGGCCTACCTTCGAGAAGAAGTTTTTCGAAGGCTAGTATCGGCAGCTAGGAATCTACCAAAGGGTTATCGATTTGTGCTTTTCGATGGATGGAGGCCTGTTAAGCTCCAGAAAGGGCTATTTTCCGCCTATGTGGAAAGACTTCGCTCTGAGTATCCAGATGCCTCAGAGAAAACCCTGCAGGAAATGGCTTCAAAATATGTGGCACTTCCGTCAAAGGATCCAGCACGCCCTTCCCCCCACCTTACAGGTGGAGCAGTGGATTGTACTATCGCTGATGAAGATGGCGTGATGCTTGATATGGGAGCTGACTTTGACGAAACATCTAATCGCTCAAAATCCCGCTGGTTGGAAGATCGCCTCGAAGCTGGTGAAACTCTTTCAGAAAGAGAACTGTTTGTATTGCGCAATCGTCGAATGCTACATGCCGTTATGGAAAAGGCTGGCTTTACAAACTATCCGGAGGAGTGGTGGCACTTCGACTATGGCAATCAGAATTGGGCGTTGATTACTGGAGCAAAAAACGCAATCTACGGGCCAGCTTCTCCGAGATTCGCGTGGAGAACCCCATAA